The Candidatus Phaeomarinobacter ectocarpi genome includes a region encoding these proteins:
- a CDS encoding autotransporter outer membrane beta-barrel domain-containing protein: MAKRNRSKQQPAAAVTTATQALHASAYAYYSAAHTTSGDGRLSNGTKRLLSAALLSSTSLLAIGTLGTSSAHAQAAPACNTVGTTVTCSGNAGDATQLLFANDLNVTADNTFVQDTSGRAGTGTYSNAGVRLTMGSRGTVTNNGQITTGQDGTNFASQHGIITNTTETAKAYNTGTISVIGSGAVMGTRTAGVAAVSTGGIATSVNQAGGTVNVNGAYANGILANGDTATARNYGTVQGAVTNPVGVYASATGTATASNAGTITLTGDGPGIGVGASGATVNVTNTGSVTTSGANVAGLFGRSVTARTTNITNSGTVTAASGTGSGIYGVGPTVNITNTASGTVTGGGVGVVAVAQNTLVGMAYTGGTATVTNAGTINGGVTSYNPGGRPAMIATPNTFIVNNNGGTINGSIRSNVNSIANITNNGGTVGDNTTAIATGSSNGDQVTITGTGNVINGTIEDGNTFGGYSSGNILTFSQTDTVRLTQGRATAYGGGGFISVQAFDEVRFTAGTTEFVGSNTFLSTNNRAPYSVETAVTVGPGATFKVSGGTTTFGRADEGIVFGGTLNATGAGTQRATVEVPAGGRLNFTGDVTFGDKGRFKVGIAGQNNAGYLQGNNVTFNAGSEIYADLTRGIELTDGQGIKVANATNTLTDNGAAVYDNSALVNFTKSVVGNDLFLIPQRGVRAVPATGTNRGSSNALNIAAAIDAFIDTAPTDNPIVQFLAQFPVAEQEQRLAQLVQDTLPEESGATGSASVVSTDMVIDLIMERLSGGGFNVVDSGQGNGQTGVAAGDMFLGTDANLALWGRVGGSFAEFTPSGVNGFDSNTYAVSIGIDGDITPEIRFGLAGFYSDTDVDENGSNPNSGQQIEGLGVLAYASWRPKDWYVNGTVGYGHNQYKSQRTAAGAVHTASFNGTQLMSRVEAGRIFQFDEGALDITPHVGLRANKLWLDGYTEGGPVATTVNSQNITSVRAVAGVGARYTFEYDNGSRFLPEGYIRGLQELADPSQPITGSVVGGGQFVSTPTERDDFSYAVGAGFTYEFTDVFSVRLLYDGEFQDDYREDSVTAAIRVEF, from the coding sequence GTGGCGAAACGAAATCGGTCCAAACAGCAGCCCGCAGCAGCGGTGACAACTGCAACGCAAGCCCTGCATGCGTCGGCCTACGCATACTATTCCGCAGCGCATACCACCTCCGGTGACGGCCGCCTGTCCAACGGGACCAAGCGGCTTCTGTCTGCCGCGCTGCTGTCGTCCACTTCGCTGCTGGCCATTGGCACACTGGGGACGTCGTCTGCTCACGCCCAGGCGGCGCCGGCATGTAACACGGTAGGCACGACGGTAACCTGCTCCGGCAATGCAGGTGATGCGACCCAGCTCCTCTTTGCCAATGACCTCAACGTCACGGCCGACAATACCTTCGTTCAGGACACGTCGGGCAGGGCGGGCACGGGGACCTATTCGAACGCCGGCGTCAGACTTACGATGGGCAGCCGGGGAACGGTCACCAACAACGGCCAGATCACAACCGGTCAAGACGGGACCAATTTCGCCAGCCAGCACGGCATCATCACCAACACCACCGAAACAGCCAAGGCCTACAATACCGGGACGATCAGCGTTATCGGCAGCGGCGCGGTGATGGGGACACGGACAGCCGGTGTCGCGGCCGTATCAACCGGTGGCATCGCGACGTCGGTCAACCAGGCCGGCGGCACGGTCAATGTGAACGGGGCATATGCCAACGGTATTTTGGCCAACGGCGACACGGCAACGGCACGCAACTACGGGACAGTCCAGGGCGCTGTGACCAACCCGGTCGGCGTTTACGCCTCGGCCACAGGGACGGCCACCGCAAGCAATGCGGGGACCATCACCCTCACGGGCGATGGTCCGGGCATTGGTGTCGGCGCGAGCGGGGCCACGGTGAACGTGACCAACACAGGCAGCGTCACCACCAGCGGTGCCAATGTGGCCGGCCTTTTTGGTCGGTCCGTGACCGCACGCACGACCAACATCACCAATTCCGGCACAGTGACCGCCGCCTCGGGGACAGGTTCCGGCATTTACGGCGTCGGCCCTACTGTCAACATCACAAACACTGCTTCCGGCACCGTAACAGGCGGCGGAGTTGGTGTTGTGGCTGTTGCACAAAACACTCTGGTCGGCATGGCCTACACCGGTGGCACGGCAACAGTCACCAATGCCGGCACGATCAATGGAGGTGTTACGTCCTACAATCCCGGGGGGCGGCCTGCGATGATCGCCACACCCAATACATTCATCGTCAATAACAATGGCGGTACCATCAACGGGTCAATTCGCAGCAACGTCAACTCCATTGCCAACATTACTAACAATGGCGGGACGGTCGGGGACAACACGACGGCGATTGCCACGGGCTCCAGCAATGGTGACCAGGTCACGATCACGGGCACCGGCAACGTCATCAATGGTACGATAGAAGATGGTAACACCTTCGGCGGCTACAGCAGCGGCAACATCCTGACCTTCAGCCAGACCGACACTGTGCGTTTGACACAAGGTCGAGCCACTGCCTATGGCGGGGGCGGATTTATCTCGGTTCAAGCCTTCGATGAAGTCCGCTTTACCGCTGGCACGACTGAGTTTGTCGGCAGTAACACGTTCCTCAGCACAAACAATCGTGCTCCTTACAGTGTGGAAACTGCGGTCACAGTCGGCCCTGGCGCAACATTCAAGGTATCCGGCGGGACGACCACATTTGGACGGGCCGACGAAGGCATCGTCTTTGGCGGTACACTGAATGCAACAGGCGCTGGCACGCAGCGTGCGACGGTTGAGGTGCCTGCAGGCGGCCGCCTGAACTTCACCGGCGACGTCACCTTCGGCGACAAAGGCCGGTTCAAGGTCGGCATCGCCGGGCAGAACAATGCCGGGTACTTGCAAGGCAACAACGTCACCTTCAATGCGGGGTCGGAAATCTATGCTGACCTGACGCGCGGCATCGAACTGACTGATGGCCAGGGCATCAAAGTTGCCAATGCCACAAACACTCTCACAGATAACGGTGCGGCAGTTTATGACAACTCGGCGCTGGTGAACTTTACCAAAAGCGTGGTCGGCAACGACCTGTTCCTTATCCCGCAGCGCGGCGTACGCGCAGTGCCGGCGACAGGCACCAACCGTGGGTCGTCAAACGCGCTCAATATTGCCGCCGCCATCGATGCGTTCATTGACACTGCACCGACCGACAACCCGATCGTACAATTCCTGGCTCAGTTCCCGGTCGCGGAGCAGGAGCAGCGTCTGGCCCAGTTGGTGCAGGACACGCTGCCTGAGGAATCCGGCGCAACGGGATCCGCCAGTGTGGTCTCCACTGACATGGTGATCGACCTGATCATGGAGCGTCTGTCCGGTGGCGGCTTCAACGTGGTGGACAGCGGTCAGGGCAATGGTCAGACCGGTGTCGCAGCTGGTGACATGTTCCTGGGGACCGACGCCAACCTCGCCCTGTGGGGCCGCGTCGGCGGCAGCTTTGCGGAGTTCACGCCATCAGGCGTCAATGGGTTTGACTCCAACACCTACGCTGTGTCGATCGGTATTGATGGGGACATCACACCCGAGATACGGTTTGGCCTTGCGGGCTTCTACTCCGACACAGACGTCGATGAGAACGGGTCCAACCCGAATTCCGGCCAGCAGATTGAAGGTCTGGGCGTGCTGGCCTATGCCTCCTGGCGGCCGAAAGACTGGTACGTCAACGGTACGGTTGGCTATGGCCACAATCAGTACAAGAGCCAGCGCACGGCGGCCGGTGCCGTGCATACCGCCAGCTTCAATGGCACGCAGCTGATGAGCCGCGTAGAGGCGGGTCGTATCTTCCAGTTTGATGAAGGTGCCCTCGACATCACGCCACATGTGGGCCTGCGTGCCAACAAGCTGTGGCTTGACGGCTATACAGAAGGTGGCCCGGTCGCCACGACTGTGAACAGCCAGAACATTACATCTGTTCGGGCCGTGGCCGGTGTCGGTGCCCGCTACACATTCGAGTATGACAATGGCAGCCGCTTTCTGCCGGAAGGCTATATCCGCGGCCTGCAGGAACTGGCCGATCCGAGCCAACCGATCACCGGCTCCGTTGTCGGCGGCGGTCAATTTGTCTCAACACCGACTGAACGTGACGACTTCTCCTACGCGGTCGGCGCAGGCTTCACCTACGAGTTCACAGACGTGTTCTCCGTCCGCCTGCTCTATGACGGTGAGTTCCAGGACGACTATCGTGAAGACTCCGTCACGGCGGCCATTCGCGTCGAGTTCTAG
- a CDS encoding TIGR03032 family protein, with the protein MSDAPTTLPSDVDAAAAEAANPPQTTISCSRGLASWLAMQGVSFGLTSYQSGRLYLIGHQDGDVVSFHERVFNRAMGVAADSQRIFLADLFQIWRLENILGPGQMIDQFDANYVPRNAQTTGDLDAHEIGIDRDGRVIFVNTKYSCLATPSVTHSFKPIWKPHFISRLAPEDRCHLNGLAMSDGAPKYVTAVCKSDIINGWRDRRAEGGCIIDVASNEFVTQKLSMPHSPRLHDGRLWVLNSGHGELCTVDEASGALTTVAFLPGFLRGLAFHGRFAFVGLSLPRDGSFSGLALDAALEKRDADPWCGVLIVDTQTGDIVEWIRFEGEIRELFDVFVLPGVKTPMALGMLDPMIRTMITIEDWDEADRPQPVTG; encoded by the coding sequence ATGTCCGACGCCCCAACAACCCTTCCATCCGATGTAGACGCGGCCGCTGCGGAGGCCGCAAACCCGCCACAAACGACCATTTCATGCTCGCGGGGCCTGGCGTCATGGCTGGCAATGCAGGGGGTGAGTTTCGGGCTGACGTCCTATCAATCCGGTCGGCTCTACCTCATTGGCCATCAGGATGGCGACGTGGTGAGTTTTCACGAGCGCGTTTTCAACCGGGCTATGGGCGTTGCCGCCGACTCCCAACGGATATTTCTGGCCGACCTGTTCCAGATATGGCGGTTGGAGAACATTCTGGGGCCCGGTCAGATGATCGACCAGTTCGATGCGAATTATGTGCCGCGCAACGCGCAGACAACCGGCGACCTCGATGCCCATGAGATCGGCATCGACCGGGACGGTCGGGTCATCTTCGTGAATACCAAGTACTCGTGCCTTGCCACGCCCAGTGTCACCCACAGCTTCAAGCCTATCTGGAAGCCGCATTTCATATCGCGCCTTGCACCCGAAGACCGTTGCCATCTCAACGGGCTGGCCATGAGCGACGGCGCACCGAAATATGTGACCGCTGTGTGCAAGAGCGACATCATTAATGGCTGGCGTGACCGTCGCGCCGAGGGCGGCTGTATTATTGATGTGGCCAGCAATGAGTTTGTGACCCAGAAGCTGTCCATGCCGCACTCGCCGCGGCTGCATGACGGAAGACTCTGGGTTCTGAATTCCGGTCATGGTGAGCTGTGCACGGTCGACGAAGCCAGCGGTGCGCTGACCACGGTCGCTTTCCTGCCCGGATTTCTTCGCGGCCTGGCGTTTCACGGCCGCTTTGCATTTGTCGGCCTGTCCCTGCCCCGTGACGGCAGTTTTTCAGGCCTGGCGCTCGATGCGGCGCTTGAGAAGCGGGATGCAGACCCATGGTGCGGCGTCCTGATTGTCGACACGCAAACCGGCGATATCGTTGAGTGGATTCGCTTTGAAGGCGAGATCCGGGAGCTTTTCGATGTCTTCGTCCTGCCGGGCGTTAAAACCCCAATGGCACTGGGGATGCTGGACCCGATGATAAGGACAATGATCACAATCGAGGATTGGGATGAGGCAGACCGGCCACAGCCGGTGACGGGTTAA
- a CDS encoding alpha/beta hydrolase produces the protein MPDLDTRRQAALASAPGALTEIMIPTRSFDLAAFLPSGFAQADSGAILTVYIEGDGLAWITRSRPSDDPTPATPLVMGLMSSDGAMPTAYLARPCQYVGAGSRNCEAAYWTNKRFAPEVVASMNEAISALKARTPGAQTIRLIGFSGGGVIAALIAARRQDIAGLVTIAAPMDINAFTRHHGVSGLSGSLDPVADKAVLSGVPQMHFVGGQDGIVPRSIVDSYLRSLGATPCARLVMVPEASHISGWQDIGSVIHSAVPRCEAEAA, from the coding sequence GTGCCTGACCTCGACACACGGCGTCAGGCAGCGTTGGCGTCCGCGCCCGGCGCACTGACCGAAATTATGATTCCCACACGGAGTTTTGATCTTGCAGCCTTCCTGCCAAGCGGATTTGCTCAGGCGGATTCCGGGGCCATTCTTACTGTCTATATCGAGGGAGACGGACTGGCCTGGATCACCCGTTCGCGTCCATCAGATGATCCCACCCCTGCCACACCATTGGTGATGGGCCTGATGAGCTCTGATGGCGCCATGCCGACTGCCTATCTGGCCCGACCGTGCCAGTATGTGGGGGCAGGAAGCCGGAACTGCGAGGCCGCCTATTGGACCAACAAGCGCTTTGCGCCTGAAGTCGTTGCGTCGATGAATGAAGCAATTTCCGCGTTGAAGGCCCGGACGCCCGGAGCGCAGACCATACGACTGATCGGCTTTTCGGGCGGCGGTGTGATTGCGGCTCTGATCGCAGCCCGCCGGCAGGATATTGCTGGTCTTGTCACCATCGCCGCTCCCATGGATATCAACGCCTTCACCAGACATCATGGCGTATCAGGGCTGAGCGGGTCCCTTGATCCAGTCGCGGACAAGGCTGTGCTGTCCGGTGTGCCGCAAATGCACTTTGTCGGTGGACAGGACGGGATCGTCCCTCGATCGATCGTCGACAGTTACCTCCGTTCCCTGGGTGCAACGCCTTGCGCCCGCCTCGTCATGGTCCCCGAGGCGTCTCATATCTCTGGGTGGCAAGATATTGGCTCGGTTATCCATAGTGCCGTTCCCAGATGTGAGGCTGAAGCAGCATGA
- a CDS encoding TIGR02466 family protein gives MTRDAGPQGNGDQPAQNGLQPQGVFQTPLWIRRVIDFEARNKEIMSYLPELQQHDGEQRSNMGGWHSTSQLHLDERLAPIRKIIGTTCVQCAIAMDFNFDAYDLVLNEMWINVNGPGHSNKAHIHSGSFLSGAYYVQVPENSGNIEIYDPVIARVASPYPVRTESISNANHIAHQCAAGDLVIFPGWLQHGVQMNESDADRISISFNMVHRPKTHQSTE, from the coding sequence ATGACCAGGGACGCAGGGCCTCAAGGAAATGGTGATCAGCCGGCACAGAATGGCCTGCAACCTCAGGGCGTTTTTCAAACGCCGCTCTGGATACGCCGCGTGATTGACTTCGAGGCGCGCAATAAGGAGATCATGTCATACCTACCCGAACTTCAGCAGCATGACGGAGAGCAGCGCTCCAACATGGGGGGATGGCACAGCACGTCACAACTGCACCTCGACGAACGACTTGCGCCCATCCGTAAGATCATTGGCACCACATGTGTCCAATGCGCCATTGCGATGGATTTCAATTTCGACGCCTACGATCTCGTCTTGAATGAAATGTGGATCAACGTGAACGGTCCGGGCCATAGCAACAAGGCGCATATCCACTCCGGCTCATTCCTGAGCGGGGCCTACTATGTTCAGGTGCCGGAGAACTCAGGCAATATCGAGATTTATGACCCGGTGATTGCCCGTGTCGCGTCTCCATATCCCGTCCGCACTGAGTCCATTTCAAATGCAAATCATATTGCTCATCAATGCGCGGCAGGTGATTTGGTCATTTTTCCCGGCTGGTTGCAGCATGGCGTGCAAATGAATGAAAGCGATGCCGACCGCATCTCCATAAGTTTTAACATGGTCCATAGGCCAAAAACTCATCAGTCAACGGAGTAA
- a CDS encoding vWA domain-containing protein: protein MRFRAALSAIVLSVGAAATALPATAATNVVYILDASNSMWGQIDGTAKIETAREVMTDLLGNVSDGTTIGLLAYGHRSEGACDDIEVLAGLGAATPEDLIAKLNELKPTGKTPIAGALQAAGETFATNDANNNIILISDGIETCNGDPCAVAADLAGAGVDTKVHAVGFDVDSAAREQLECIAEKGNGSYYNASSASELKVALAEVVDVVEAAPEPEPEPVAEPTSSQYFFDDFDTKLSEDWVINNPNEDAYLVEDGSLLMINSAVGGFGVETAQNVVVLKRPLPEGDWDANMVFTGEIKTGRDVIMFGLYTDSLNFLTSQFYTSIGCCNCSSAGLGNLKSSKGVLTQFNIPIIGSQFGCGAMEEAPFRAELAENETQPIRLSLHKRGRSYHVSAYRGDKTDAGEPIVFTTDPLTSLRSPGELAFTIGKYEQAEGEIMLMIDSIEIVSVTE from the coding sequence ATGCGTTTTCGCGCCGCCTTGTCTGCAATTGTCCTGTCGGTGGGAGCGGCTGCGACAGCGCTCCCGGCCACAGCTGCCACTAACGTGGTCTACATTCTGGACGCATCCAACTCCATGTGGGGCCAGATTGATGGCACCGCCAAGATCGAGACTGCCCGCGAGGTCATGACTGACCTGCTTGGCAATGTGAGTGACGGAACAACGATCGGACTGCTGGCCTATGGCCACCGCTCGGAAGGCGCATGTGATGACATTGAGGTTCTGGCAGGGCTTGGTGCGGCAACGCCGGAAGACCTCATTGCGAAACTCAACGAGCTTAAGCCGACTGGCAAGACTCCCATAGCCGGCGCGCTTCAGGCAGCCGGCGAGACCTTTGCAACCAATGATGCAAACAACAATATCATCCTGATTTCTGACGGTATCGAAACATGTAACGGCGACCCATGTGCTGTGGCCGCTGACCTTGCTGGTGCCGGTGTCGACACCAAAGTTCATGCGGTTGGATTTGACGTGGATAGTGCGGCGCGCGAGCAGCTGGAGTGCATTGCCGAAAAAGGCAACGGCTCCTACTACAATGCGTCCAGCGCCAGCGAACTCAAAGTGGCGCTTGCGGAAGTTGTGGATGTTGTCGAAGCGGCACCAGAACCTGAGCCGGAGCCTGTCGCCGAACCGACGTCCAGCCAGTACTTCTTTGATGACTTCGATACGAAGCTCAGCGAGGACTGGGTCATCAACAACCCCAACGAGGACGCCTATCTCGTTGAAGACGGAAGCCTGCTGATGATCAACAGCGCTGTCGGCGGCTTTGGTGTCGAAACCGCACAGAATGTTGTGGTGCTGAAGCGACCGCTGCCGGAAGGCGACTGGGATGCCAACATGGTGTTCACCGGTGAGATAAAGACCGGACGCGATGTCATCATGTTTGGTCTTTACACCGACTCGCTGAACTTTCTGACATCTCAGTTTTACACCAGCATCGGCTGTTGCAACTGCAGCTCCGCGGGTCTTGGAAACCTCAAATCGTCAAAGGGTGTGCTGACCCAGTTCAACATCCCCATTATCGGAAGCCAGTTCGGCTGCGGTGCCATGGAGGAAGCTCCTTTCCGGGCGGAACTCGCCGAAAACGAGACGCAACCCATTCGCTTGTCGCTACACAAGCGCGGGCGAAGCTACCATGTCTCCGCGTATCGCGGTGACAAGACGGACGCGGGTGAACCGATTGTCTTTACAACCGACCCGCTGACATCCCTGCGTTCGCCTGGTGAGTTGGCATTCACCATTGGCAAGTATGAGCAAGCAGAAGGCGAAATCATGTTGATGATCGACTCAATTGAGATTGTGTCGGTAACCGAGTGA
- a CDS encoding AMP-binding protein, translating to MTKLQEAHVKGAKTEPLLEHTISDALTHAAATWPEQDAVVSVHQNIKWTYAQLKQKSEALAAGLHRLGLRKGDRIGIWAPNMAEWTLTQFATAHLGLILVNVNPAYRVFELDYALNKVELKALVTPVSYKTSEYAAMVESLAPEIADLTPGEELTAQALPHLKHLILIGNDARPGWLSLNDLSADPTIQELETVRRIAAGLDAAEPINIQFTSGTTGMPKGATLSHRNILNNGNAVGHNIGLMPGDRLCIPVPLYHCFGMVMGNLGCLTHGAAMVYPAPTFDPGETLKAVEAEKCTGLYGVPTMFIAELAHPDFASFDVSSLRTGCMAGSPCPVEVMKQVVGDMHMKDVTIAYGMTETSPVSFQSTGDDPLDRRVSTIGRVLPHVECKIVDENDQTVAPGVPGELCTKGYSVMIGYWGDEEKTAEVLGADGWMHTGDLATIDNADYGNIVGRIKDMIIRGGENIYPREIEEFLFTHPAIEDVAVLGVPDEKYGEEVCAWIRLKPGTSLSADDVKTFCDGQIARFKVPRYIEFVDELPMTVTGKIRKIDIRDAMVKKLGLSAAKTA from the coding sequence GTGACAAAGCTCCAAGAAGCGCATGTGAAAGGCGCAAAAACCGAGCCATTGCTCGAGCACACTATTTCCGATGCTCTGACCCATGCGGCGGCCACCTGGCCTGAGCAGGACGCTGTCGTATCTGTCCACCAAAACATCAAATGGACCTATGCGCAGCTCAAACAGAAATCCGAAGCTCTTGCTGCAGGCTTGCACAGACTTGGATTGCGCAAGGGTGACCGGATCGGCATCTGGGCGCCCAATATGGCGGAGTGGACGCTGACGCAATTCGCGACCGCACACCTCGGCCTGATCCTGGTCAATGTGAATCCGGCCTATCGCGTTTTTGAGCTGGACTACGCTCTCAACAAGGTTGAGCTGAAAGCACTCGTTACGCCCGTCTCCTATAAGACGAGTGAATATGCGGCGATGGTGGAAAGTCTGGCACCTGAGATTGCGGACCTCACCCCGGGCGAAGAATTGACCGCACAGGCATTGCCTCACCTCAAGCACCTGATCCTGATCGGTAATGATGCGCGACCCGGCTGGCTGTCGCTGAATGACCTCAGCGCGGACCCGACCATCCAAGAGCTGGAAACCGTCCGTAGAATTGCAGCAGGTCTTGATGCTGCAGAGCCGATCAACATTCAGTTCACCAGCGGCACCACCGGAATGCCCAAAGGGGCCACGCTCTCGCACCGGAATATTCTGAACAACGGGAATGCAGTCGGGCACAATATCGGCCTTATGCCCGGGGACCGTCTGTGCATTCCTGTGCCGCTCTATCACTGCTTCGGCATGGTGATGGGTAACCTTGGGTGTCTCACCCATGGGGCAGCCATGGTCTATCCGGCGCCTACCTTTGATCCCGGTGAAACCCTGAAAGCAGTTGAAGCTGAAAAGTGCACAGGACTCTATGGTGTCCCGACAATGTTCATTGCCGAGCTCGCACATCCGGACTTTGCAAGCTTTGACGTATCGTCTCTGCGCACCGGCTGCATGGCCGGCTCGCCATGTCCTGTGGAAGTCATGAAACAGGTGGTGGGCGACATGCACATGAAGGACGTCACGATCGCCTATGGCATGACGGAAACCTCGCCGGTCAGCTTTCAAAGCACCGGAGATGATCCGCTCGACAGACGCGTCTCAACCATCGGTCGTGTGTTGCCACATGTTGAATGCAAGATCGTGGATGAGAATGATCAAACGGTTGCACCGGGCGTGCCAGGCGAGCTGTGCACAAAGGGCTATTCCGTAATGATCGGCTATTGGGGCGATGAAGAAAAAACCGCCGAGGTTCTAGGTGCCGATGGCTGGATGCACACAGGAGATCTCGCAACCATCGACAACGCCGACTATGGCAACATTGTCGGGCGTATCAAGGACATGATCATCCGCGGCGGCGAGAACATCTATCCCCGAGAAATCGAAGAATTTCTCTTCACGCATCCGGCAATTGAGGACGTTGCCGTACTGGGTGTCCCGGATGAGAAATACGGCGAAGAGGTCTGTGCCTGGATTCGACTGAAGCCGGGCACGAGCTTGTCTGCGGATGACGTGAAGACTTTCTGCGACGGTCAGATCGCGCGCTTCAAGGTGCCCCGGTACATCGAGTTCGTGGATGAGTTGCCGATGACTGTCACCGGCAAGATCCGCAAAATCGACATACGCGACGCCATGGTGAAGAAGCTTGGTTTGTCTGCCGCAAAAACGGCCTGA
- a CDS encoding SDR family NAD(P)-dependent oxidoreductase: MDDLFDLSGKIAVITGGSRGLGRQMALAFAQRGADIVIASRKLDACEGVAKEVEALGRRALPLALDASKWDDVGAFADRIYDEWGRIDILVNNAGKSPAVPSHEVTEKLFDMVVDLNFKGPFRLAAHVAQRMVDAGGGVIINVSSSGALVPLPWAVPYSGAKAALNAMTVSLAREYGPSVRVNTISAGPFLTDISKAWSEEAREKSDNSMQRPGKPEEIVTTALYLASPASSFTTGAIVRCDGGMG, translated from the coding sequence ATGGACGATCTTTTTGATCTAAGCGGCAAAATCGCTGTCATCACCGGTGGCTCGCGCGGGCTTGGCCGTCAAATGGCACTGGCATTTGCCCAGCGTGGCGCAGACATCGTCATTGCCAGCCGGAAACTGGATGCCTGCGAAGGCGTTGCCAAAGAGGTCGAGGCACTTGGTCGCCGCGCCCTCCCCCTGGCCCTTGACGCATCCAAGTGGGACGATGTCGGTGCTTTTGCAGATCGCATTTACGACGAGTGGGGCCGGATTGATATCCTGGTCAACAATGCGGGCAAGTCACCCGCGGTTCCTTCCCATGAGGTGACGGAAAAACTGTTTGATATGGTGGTGGACCTGAACTTCAAAGGTCCGTTCAGACTTGCCGCCCACGTCGCCCAGCGCATGGTGGACGCAGGCGGCGGTGTGATCATCAATGTGTCGTCCAGCGGGGCACTGGTGCCGTTGCCATGGGCGGTGCCCTACTCCGGTGCCAAGGCTGCACTCAATGCGATGACCGTGTCGCTGGCGCGGGAGTACGGGCCAAGTGTTCGGGTCAACACAATCTCAGCGGGCCCCTTCCTGACCGACATCTCCAAAGCCTGGAGCGAGGAAGCGAGGGAGAAGTCTGACAACTCGATGCAGCGCCCTGGCAAGCCGGAGGAAATCGTTACGACGGCGCTCTATCTTGCCAGTCCGGCATCGAGCTTTACGACAGGCGCCATTGTGCGATGCGACGGCGGTATGGGATAG